A region from the Cellvibrio sp. PSBB006 genome encodes:
- the lptG gene encoding LPS export ABC transporter permease LptG, whose protein sequence is MRKINRYIFRSVTAAIGMVLLVIMALFFVAALIDEMDGLRANYTVLEMLIYIGFTLPRRLYEIIPFACLIGCLVGLGMLASSSELVIMRAAGVSTRRITWMVIKPVLWFILLAVALGELVIPYTDQVGESRKAIMLNKPQAKAEQGSMWNREGDEFMHFNAVLPNGVLYGVTRYKFDDERHLLSASFSEQAIYQNGYWQEEDIAVTYFETMDALQVADVGEKLDESSADEALIEAVDESTASAPSNPDAARHLVTRSETLPTRRWDTPLTPTLLNIVVAEPETLSIRSLYYYIDYLKGQGLGSSDYSLAYWEKLLQPLATVSLVLIAISFIFGPLREVTMGQRIFTGVVFGVVFRLVQSLLGPSSVVFGFAPIIAVAIPILLCGLLGLYLLNRTR, encoded by the coding sequence ATGCGTAAGATCAATCGTTATATCTTCCGTTCGGTAACCGCAGCGATTGGTATGGTGTTGCTGGTCATCATGGCGTTGTTCTTTGTTGCAGCCCTGATTGATGAAATGGATGGGTTGCGCGCTAATTACACGGTCCTGGAGATGCTGATCTATATCGGCTTCACCTTGCCGCGCCGGTTGTATGAAATTATTCCGTTTGCATGCCTGATCGGATGTCTGGTCGGGCTGGGTATGTTGGCCAGCTCCAGCGAGCTGGTCATTATGCGCGCAGCCGGTGTATCCACGCGTCGTATTACCTGGATGGTCATAAAGCCGGTGCTCTGGTTCATTTTGTTGGCGGTGGCCTTGGGTGAGTTGGTCATTCCTTACACCGATCAGGTGGGTGAGAGCCGCAAGGCAATCATGTTGAACAAGCCCCAGGCAAAAGCCGAGCAGGGCAGTATGTGGAATCGTGAGGGTGACGAGTTCATGCATTTCAACGCCGTGCTGCCCAATGGGGTGCTTTACGGTGTGACCCGCTATAAGTTTGATGATGAACGTCATCTGCTGTCAGCCAGTTTCAGTGAGCAGGCGATCTACCAGAATGGTTATTGGCAGGAAGAAGATATTGCCGTGACCTATTTTGAAACCATGGATGCGTTGCAAGTGGCTGATGTGGGCGAAAAGCTTGATGAATCGTCTGCCGATGAAGCGCTTATAGAAGCGGTTGATGAATCGACAGCTTCCGCGCCCTCGAATCCGGACGCCGCGCGTCATTTGGTCACTCGCAGTGAAACCTTGCCGACCCGTCGTTGGGACACGCCACTCACGCCGACCCTGCTTAATATTGTTGTCGCCGAACCGGAAACCCTGTCGATCAGAAGCCTGTATTACTACATTGATTACTTGAAAGGTCAGGGGCTGGGCAGTAGCGACTACAGTCTCGCGTATTGGGAGAAATTACTGCAGCCGCTTGCAACGGTGAGTCTGGTGTTGATCGCCATTTCGTTTATCTTCGGTCCCTTGCGTGAAGTGACCATGGGTCAACGGATTTTTACCGGCGTGGTATTTGGCGTAGTCTTTCGATTGGTGCAGAGCTTACTGGGGCCGTCCAGCGTGGTCTTTGGTTTTGCGCCGATAATTGCGGTGGCAATTCCAATCCTGTTGTGCGGTTTACTGGGTTTGTATTTATTGAATCGTACGCGCTAA
- a CDS encoding RDD family protein: MTDIETPAAATETPPIPTAGVLRRFAAIVYDALLLLAISIGYGGLALLINVLIQGQPPEGQKVQWGHWNILVFIGWMLTLASFFCYFWRRSGQTLGMRAWRMKLVDLEYGTPGFKHCAIRCLVAPFSLLLGGLGYFWRWFDPQKMTLHDRLSKTQVIVQPKEKK; the protein is encoded by the coding sequence ATGACCGATATCGAAACCCCTGCTGCTGCAACTGAAACACCCCCTATTCCTACTGCTGGCGTGTTGCGTCGTTTCGCAGCGATTGTTTATGACGCTTTATTGTTGCTCGCCATCAGCATCGGTTATGGCGGATTGGCGTTGCTCATCAACGTGTTGATTCAGGGACAACCGCCGGAGGGGCAAAAGGTGCAGTGGGGCCACTGGAATATTCTGGTATTTATTGGCTGGATGCTGACGCTGGCCAGCTTCTTTTGTTATTTCTGGCGCAGATCCGGTCAAACATTGGGCATGCGCGCCTGGCGGATGAAACTGGTCGACCTTGAATACGGCACACCAGGTTTTAAACATTGTGCGATACGTTGTCTCGTTGCACCCTTTTCGTTGTTGCTCGGTGGATTAGGCTATTTCTGGCGCTGGTTCGACCCACAAAAAATGACGCTGCACGATCGCCTGAGCAAAACCCAGGTGATCGTGCAGCCGAAAGAGAAGAAATAA